A genome region from Candidatus Zixiibacteriota bacterium includes the following:
- a CDS encoding ATP-binding protein yields MDKNSRPADHAPATEGSGANAKLLASGRDLAALLAVTEVATQSLEIEKILNDTLDKSLEILGFDLGFIRILDEEKTGMVVRAARGLRSPEFLAGVTPVQSDRRNVSRIVFETKEPYVCSDIRKNPIYKNRTLEREGVISTAAAPVMSKTRVLGLIVVGSRRYHRFARREIRLLNAFGSQLGVALENAQLYLEIAKGKAYVENLVENAADLIVGTDLDDRIQTWNRGAEVLAGYCKSEIIGQNISVLFAPEERRRLEEIRVKVLLTGPLRDLELRATRKNGELLYLSVSVSPIRDENGRILGLLSVGKDISEKKKVERRLKEVDRLKSDFVSNVSHELRTPLTAIKASVDNMLDGLTGPLTEKQTRYLSRIKSNADRLGRLIADLLDLSRIEAGKVALHPASLNAGQLTAEAAETLRPAAAEKLIELEVTLPEEPVFVWADRDKTIQVLINLLGNAIKFTPPRGLIRAGVEDDGSGWIKLWVEDTGPGIPEEQSVRIFDKFYQAEQSNRPKTAGTGLGLSISKSLVEMHGGRIWVERSARGGSRFCFTLPARAPLGV; encoded by the coding sequence GTGGACAAGAACTCTAGGCCCGCTGATCACGCGCCCGCCACCGAGGGCTCCGGCGCGAACGCGAAACTGCTTGCGAGCGGCCGGGACCTGGCGGCGCTGCTCGCCGTCACCGAAGTTGCTACGCAGTCGCTCGAGATCGAGAAGATCCTCAACGATACCCTCGACAAGTCGCTCGAGATCCTCGGGTTCGATCTGGGCTTCATACGCATCCTGGACGAGGAAAAGACCGGAATGGTCGTCCGCGCGGCGCGCGGCCTGCGCTCGCCGGAGTTTCTCGCGGGGGTCACGCCCGTCCAATCGGACCGGCGCAACGTCTCGCGCATCGTCTTCGAGACCAAAGAGCCGTATGTCTGCTCGGATATCCGCAAGAACCCGATCTACAAAAACCGCACGCTCGAACGAGAAGGCGTGATCTCGACCGCGGCCGCCCCGGTCATGTCCAAAACCAGGGTCCTCGGGCTCATCGTGGTCGGGAGCCGGAGATATCATCGCTTCGCCCGCCGCGAGATCCGCCTCCTCAATGCTTTCGGGTCGCAGCTCGGCGTGGCGTTGGAGAACGCTCAGCTCTACCTCGAGATCGCCAAAGGCAAAGCATACGTCGAGAACCTCGTGGAAAACGCGGCGGATCTCATCGTCGGTACGGACCTCGACGACCGGATTCAAACCTGGAACCGCGGCGCCGAGGTGCTGGCCGGTTACTGCAAGAGCGAGATCATCGGGCAGAACATCTCCGTTCTGTTCGCGCCGGAAGAGCGCCGCCGGCTGGAAGAGATCCGCGTCAAGGTGCTGCTCACGGGGCCGCTGCGGGATCTGGAGCTCAGGGCCACGAGAAAGAACGGCGAGTTGCTCTATCTCTCGGTTTCGGTCTCTCCCATCCGGGACGAAAACGGGCGCATTCTCGGCCTGCTGAGCGTGGGCAAAGACATCAGCGAAAAAAAGAAGGTCGAGCGGAGGCTGAAGGAAGTCGACCGCTTGAAATCGGATTTCGTCTCGAATGTCTCCCACGAGCTGCGCACGCCGTTAACCGCGATCAAGGCGTCCGTGGACAACATGCTCGACGGCCTTACCGGACCGCTCACCGAGAAGCAAACGCGCTATCTGTCCCGCATCAAGAGCAACGCCGATCGGCTCGGGCGGCTCATCGCCGACCTCTTGGACCTTTCCAGGATCGAGGCGGGGAAAGTCGCCCTGCACCCGGCGTCGTTGAACGCCGGCCAGCTGACGGCCGAAGCCGCCGAGACGCTGCGCCCAGCGGCCGCCGAGAAACTGATCGAGCTGGAAGTGACGCTGCCGGAGGAGCCGGTGTTCGTCTGGGCCGATCGGGACAAGACGATCCAGGTGCTGATCAATTTGCTGGGAAACGCGATCAAGTTCACCCCGCCTCGCGGCCTCATCAGAGCCGGCGTGGAGGACGATGGATCGGGGTGGATCAAGCTATGGGTCGAAGACACGGGACCGGGGATTCCGGAAGAGCAAAGCGTCAGGATCTTCGACAAGTTTTACCAGGCGGAGCAGTCGAACAGACCAAAGACCGCGGGAACCGGGCTGGGGCTTTCGATCTCGAAATCCCTGGTCGAAATGCACGGCGGAAGGATCTGGGTGGAACGGAGCGCTCGAGGCGGCAGCCGCTTTTGCTTTACGCTGCCTGCCCGCGCGCCCCTGGGCGTTTAG
- a CDS encoding response regulator — MALRVLVADDESDILEVIQDRLEAYGFAVATAANGIEALRKIMTERFDGVFLDVKMPGMSGIEVLEEVRKHDNRLPIIIITSSMSREAAIGAVAKGANEYVLKPFDWEELKSKIEKVMNVSL, encoded by the coding sequence ATGGCGTTGAGGGTGCTCGTGGCCGATGACGAGAGCGATATCCTGGAGGTCATTCAAGACCGTCTCGAGGCCTATGGCTTCGCCGTGGCCACGGCCGCGAACGGGATCGAGGCTCTGAGGAAGATCATGACCGAGAGGTTCGACGGCGTGTTCCTCGACGTCAAGATGCCCGGGATGAGCGGCATCGAGGTGCTGGAAGAGGTTCGCAAGCACGACAACCGTCTGCCCATCATCATCATAACGTCGTCGATGTCGCGCGAGGCGGCGATCGGCGCGGTCGCCAAGGGAGCGAACGAGTACGTCCTGAAACCGTTCGACTGGGAAGAGCTCAAGTCGAAAATCGAGAAAGTCATGAACGTCTCCTTGTAG
- a CDS encoding sigma-54 dependent transcriptional regulator has product MEAPGDVILVVDDDADTCEALRDRLESLGYRVLTAAGGRECLELLDRHEPRLVLLDVMLPDMNGLEVLREIRRRESEAAVIMITAYATIERAVQAMKEGAFDFVPKPFEPDHIALIVAKALERETLKRGVAVLAEELDERHRMVVGRSPEMGRAVALARRAAPSKSTILLLGESGTGKEVFARAIHRWSERAGGPFVAINCAGLSRELLESELFGHEKGAFTGALHLKRGRIELAHGGTVFLDEVGDVAPEIQAKLLRFLQEREFERVGGTRPIGVDVRIIAATNRDLESAVRQGRFREDLFYRLSVVVIKLPPLRARKADIPELADYFLGRFAADMKKPFTRIAPEVLAKFQAYDWPGNVRELANIIERAMVLGQGPELAIPDLPPNFLAMVPPIGQSRFSYRTAVDEYRRELISRILAQTEGNRAAAARILGLQRTYLSRLIKSLRVS; this is encoded by the coding sequence ATGGAAGCCCCGGGCGATGTCATTCTGGTCGTCGACGACGACGCCGACACCTGCGAGGCGCTTCGTGACCGCCTCGAGTCCCTGGGTTATCGGGTGCTGACAGCGGCCGGCGGGCGTGAATGCCTCGAACTGCTCGATCGGCACGAGCCGCGGCTGGTGCTTCTGGACGTGATGCTGCCCGACATGAACGGGCTTGAAGTCCTGCGGGAAATCCGCCGGCGGGAAAGCGAAGCGGCGGTCATCATGATCACCGCGTACGCCACGATCGAGCGCGCGGTGCAGGCGATGAAGGAGGGAGCCTTTGACTTTGTCCCCAAACCGTTCGAGCCCGACCATATCGCGCTGATCGTGGCGAAGGCCCTGGAGCGGGAAACGCTCAAGCGGGGCGTCGCCGTGCTCGCGGAGGAGCTGGACGAGCGCCATCGGATGGTGGTCGGCCGAAGCCCGGAGATGGGAAGGGCGGTCGCGCTCGCGCGCCGGGCGGCCCCGAGCAAGTCGACGATCCTGCTGCTGGGGGAGAGCGGCACGGGTAAAGAGGTTTTCGCCCGCGCGATCCACCGCTGGAGCGAACGAGCGGGCGGGCCGTTCGTCGCGATCAACTGCGCAGGGCTTTCGCGCGAGCTTCTCGAAAGCGAGCTGTTCGGCCACGAGAAAGGAGCATTTACCGGCGCGCTGCACCTGAAGCGCGGAAGAATCGAGCTGGCTCACGGCGGGACCGTGTTTCTCGACGAAGTGGGCGACGTCGCGCCCGAGATTCAGGCGAAGCTGCTCCGCTTTCTCCAGGAAAGGGAATTCGAGAGGGTGGGAGGAACCAGGCCCATCGGCGTCGACGTCCGCATCATCGCGGCGACCAATCGCGACCTCGAGAGCGCCGTTCGCCAAGGGCGCTTTCGCGAGGATCTCTTCTATCGCCTGAGCGTGGTCGTCATCAAGCTCCCGCCGCTGCGCGCGCGCAAAGCGGATATCCCCGAGCTCGCGGATTACTTTCTCGGACGCTTTGCCGCCGATATGAAAAAGCCGTTCACCCGCATCGCGCCCGAAGTGCTCGCCAAATTCCAGGCTTACGACTGGCCGGGAAACGTGCGCGAGCTCGCCAACATCATCGAGCGGGCCATGGTGCTGGGGCAGGGGCCCGAGCTGGCCATCCCGGACCTTCCCCCCAACTTCCTGGCCATGGTTCCGCCGATCGGCCAGAGCCGGTTCTCCTACCGTACGGCGGTGGACGAATACCGGCGGGAGCTGATTTCGCGGATCCTCGCCCAGACCGAGGGCAATCGCGCGGCAGCCGCGCGGATATTGGGTCTGCAGCGCACCTACCTCTCGCGCCTGATCAAGAGCCTGCGGGTGAGCTAG
- a CDS encoding 2-dehydropantoate 2-reductase N-terminal domain-containing protein, with translation MRMLMIGTGPIGGIIGGRLARAGHDIYFVDVDREHVAAIRANGLHVDVPDGAFRVNVRIGFPGELQGSFDTVFLAVRSNYTADALATALPHLAAGGLLVSLQNGINPPLLAAEVGPDRAVGVAIRMGCRKVAPGRVQTAIRGHLYLGHLHGRTTPRLESLVALLNPVIPSETTDNILGVLWSKLTYTCLGYFGSLADASLKTICEEDSNRRALVDFLGEVVAVGAAGGVRFVPLAEYDPADFHPARALPARLAALDDMAKGFKSYDRKGPLRQIQQGMVTEVDFTLAHVVREGERLGVPTPLCRKVLAMIHELEAGRRPLTLASYGELSTASG, from the coding sequence ATGCGCATGCTGATGATAGGAACGGGACCCATCGGCGGGATCATCGGCGGACGGCTCGCCCGCGCCGGACACGACATCTACTTCGTGGACGTCGATCGCGAGCACGTGGCCGCGATCCGCGCGAACGGACTTCACGTCGACGTACCGGACGGAGCGTTCCGGGTGAACGTGCGCATCGGCTTTCCCGGCGAGCTCCAAGGAAGCTTCGATACCGTCTTTCTCGCCGTAAGGTCCAACTACACGGCCGACGCGCTGGCCACCGCCCTGCCCCACCTGGCCGCCGGCGGCCTCCTGGTCTCGCTGCAGAACGGCATCAACCCTCCGCTGCTCGCGGCCGAGGTCGGGCCGGACCGCGCCGTCGGCGTGGCGATCCGGATGGGTTGCCGCAAGGTCGCCCCCGGCCGGGTCCAGACAGCGATCCGCGGCCACCTCTATCTCGGCCACCTCCACGGCCGGACCACCCCACGGCTGGAATCGCTGGTCGCCTTGCTGAACCCGGTGATCCCGAGCGAGACCACCGACAACATCCTCGGCGTGCTGTGGAGCAAGCTGACCTACACCTGCCTCGGCTACTTCGGATCGCTTGCCGACGCTTCCCTGAAAACGATCTGCGAGGAGGATTCGAACCGCCGCGCGCTCGTGGACTTCCTGGGCGAAGTGGTCGCCGTCGGGGCCGCGGGCGGCGTGAGGTTCGTTCCGCTGGCGGAATACGACCCCGCCGATTTCCATCCCGCACGGGCGCTGCCGGCGCGCCTCGCGGCGCTCGACGACATGGCGAAAGGCTTCAAATCCTACGACCGCAAGGGCCCGCTGCGCCAGATCCAGCAGGGGATGGTGACCGAGGTCGACTTCACGCTCGCCCACGTGGTTCGCGAAGGCGAGCGTCTCGGCGTTCCGACACCGCTCTGCCGCAAGGTTCTCGCCATGATCCACGAGCTGGAGGCCGGAAGGCGGCCGCTCACTCTGGCGAGCTACGGCGAGCTCTCGACGGCATCGGGGTGA
- a CDS encoding glutamine--tRNA ligase/YqeY domain fusion protein, which yields MSRSTSGKTRQPAERSADAAPSHFIRAIIAEDVKAGRYGGRVRTRFPPEPNGYLHIGHAKSICLNFGLAAEFGGLCNLRFDDTNPIKEEVEYVESIKEDVRWLGFDWGDREYYASDYFEQLYQFAVRLIEAGRAYVCDLTADQIREYRGTLTEPGRNSPYRDRSVEENLDLFRRMRAGEFPDGSRTLRAKIDMASPNLNLRDPVMYRILHARHHRTGDTWCIYPTYDFAHGQSDSLEGITHSICTLEFEDHRPLYDWFLDNLGIHHPKQIEFARLNLSYTALSKRKLLRLVREGFVTGWDDPRMPTIAGIRRRGYTPEAIRTFCERIGVAKRNSTVDIAMLEHCVREDLNKRAPRAMAVLRPLKVIIENYPEGRVEQVEAVNNPEDPSMGTRAVPFSRVLYIERDDFREEPPKGFFRLSPGREVRLRYAYIVRCTGLVKDPGSGEVVELRCQYDPETRSGSARSDRRVKSTIHWVSAAHAVPATVRLYDHLFTKEDPDDVPEGEDWVANVNPKSLETLRGCFLEPALAAAKPGERYQFERLGYFCVDTVDSRPGAPVFNRTVTLRDPWAKMEKAR from the coding sequence GTGAGCCGTTCGACATCGGGGAAGACACGACAGCCGGCGGAGCGGTCCGCCGATGCCGCGCCGTCCCATTTCATTCGGGCGATCATCGCGGAGGACGTCAAGGCGGGGAGGTACGGCGGGCGGGTGAGGACCCGGTTTCCTCCCGAGCCCAACGGTTATCTTCACATCGGTCACGCCAAGTCGATCTGCCTGAATTTCGGACTGGCGGCGGAGTTCGGAGGGCTCTGCAACCTCCGGTTCGACGACACCAACCCGATCAAGGAAGAGGTCGAGTACGTCGAGTCGATCAAGGAGGACGTACGCTGGCTCGGGTTCGATTGGGGCGACCGCGAATACTACGCCTCGGACTATTTCGAGCAGCTCTATCAGTTCGCCGTTCGGTTGATCGAGGCCGGCCGGGCTTACGTCTGTGATCTCACCGCCGACCAGATCCGGGAGTACCGCGGCACGCTCACCGAACCGGGGAGGAACAGCCCCTACCGCGACCGTTCCGTGGAAGAGAACCTGGATCTGTTTCGCCGGATGCGGGCGGGGGAGTTTCCCGACGGGTCGCGGACGCTGCGGGCGAAGATCGACATGGCCTCGCCCAATCTCAATCTGCGCGATCCGGTGATGTATCGCATCCTTCACGCCAGGCACCACCGGACGGGCGACACCTGGTGCATCTACCCCACGTACGACTTCGCCCACGGTCAGTCGGACTCCCTCGAGGGCATCACCCATTCGATCTGCACCCTCGAGTTCGAGGACCATCGCCCGCTCTACGACTGGTTCCTCGACAACCTGGGGATCCATCACCCGAAACAGATCGAGTTCGCGCGGCTCAATCTGAGCTATACCGCGCTCAGCAAGCGCAAGCTCCTGCGGCTGGTCCGGGAGGGATTTGTCACCGGATGGGATGATCCGAGGATGCCGACGATCGCGGGCATCCGGCGGCGCGGCTATACGCCCGAGGCGATCCGGACTTTCTGCGAGCGCATCGGCGTGGCCAAGCGCAACAGCACCGTGGACATCGCGATGCTCGAGCATTGCGTGCGGGAGGATCTTAACAAGCGGGCACCCCGGGCGATGGCGGTGCTGAGGCCGCTCAAGGTCATAATCGAGAACTATCCCGAAGGACGCGTCGAGCAGGTCGAGGCCGTCAACAATCCCGAAGACCCGAGCATGGGGACGCGCGCGGTCCCGTTTTCGCGGGTGCTCTACATCGAGCGGGATGATTTCCGGGAGGAGCCGCCGAAGGGGTTTTTCCGGTTGTCGCCCGGGCGGGAGGTCCGCCTCCGATACGCTTACATCGTCAGGTGCACGGGGCTCGTGAAAGACCCCGGGAGCGGGGAAGTCGTCGAGCTGCGCTGCCAGTACGACCCGGAGACCCGAAGCGGCTCGGCGCGCAGCGACCGCAGGGTCAAATCAACGATCCACTGGGTATCCGCGGCGCACGCGGTTCCCGCGACCGTCCGCCTCTACGATCACCTGTTCACGAAGGAAGACCCTGACGACGTTCCCGAGGGCGAGGACTGGGTCGCCAACGTCAACCCCAAGTCCCTGGAAACGCTGCGAGGCTGCTTTCTCGAACCGGCGCTCGCCGCGGCCAAGCCAGGAGAACGCTATCAGTTCGAGCGGCTCGGCTATTTCTGTGTCGACACGGTGGATTCGCGGCCCGGAGCCCCGGTCTTCAACCGGACCGTAACGCTCCGCGACCCGTGGGCGAAAATGGAGAAGGCACGGTGA
- a CDS encoding outer membrane protein transport protein, translating into MQFKIFCGNLLQHLALVYKSWRPQSSDFRGMWMRGKPSILLKILAGSGLAVWMSVRVYAGGFIIPHQTARALGLANAMTAGVDDPSAVYYNPAALGEIKGNNILLNGLYINVVNSVENSGRKAANKHDDNFLATLFFNYHIPGTDFTVGAGTYSPFGLATTYEEDFTRFAAERTELKTIYVTPAVSWHPSKRFAVGAGASFIHASGLFSRSLCFDAVTGCTAPIGFEGRMRLNDTANAFAYNLGFLVKPADTVKIGFSYRSRADLRFDDADVKLGGPFSIPLTTAEVRPLPLPPVINVGVHWQINPAWGAELVYEYTRWKEFKRFTASFVPAPTFLPLGGAGLVSGFSLPEDWKNTSTLRFGSHYKLSPAWELRGGFTVEETPIPSRTLNPAIPGADLLTLNAGVGYKWEKLSLDFAYMAVFYKTRRVTNNELEGLPATAPLFFSGAPGRDTYETFNNFLSVSLSYRF; encoded by the coding sequence TTGCAATTTAAAATCTTCTGTGGCAACCTTTTGCAACATTTGGCACTGGTATATAAGAGTTGGCGCCCGCAGTCAAGCGATTTTAGGGGGATGTGGATGAGGGGAAAGCCTTCGATTTTGCTGAAAATCCTCGCAGGCAGCGGGCTGGCTGTTTGGATGTCTGTCCGTGTTTACGCGGGCGGCTTTATCATTCCCCACCAGACGGCGAGGGCCCTGGGGCTGGCGAATGCCATGACCGCCGGCGTCGACGATCCGTCGGCGGTCTACTACAATCCCGCGGCTTTGGGCGAGATCAAAGGGAACAATATCCTGCTGAACGGGCTGTACATCAACGTGGTCAACAGCGTGGAGAACAGCGGCAGAAAGGCGGCGAACAAACACGACGACAACTTTCTGGCCACACTCTTTTTCAACTATCACATTCCCGGAACCGACTTCACCGTCGGCGCCGGAACTTACAGCCCTTTCGGTCTCGCCACGACCTACGAAGAGGATTTCACCCGCTTTGCCGCTGAGCGTACGGAGTTGAAGACGATATACGTTACACCGGCGGTTTCATGGCACCCCTCCAAACGCTTTGCCGTAGGGGCGGGCGCGAGCTTCATTCACGCTTCAGGCCTGTTTTCCCGGTCTCTCTGCTTCGATGCGGTCACAGGGTGCACCGCGCCGATCGGGTTCGAGGGAAGAATGAGGCTCAACGATACCGCCAACGCTTTCGCCTACAACCTGGGTTTTCTGGTAAAGCCGGCCGATACCGTGAAGATCGGCTTCAGCTATCGATCGCGTGCGGATCTTCGATTCGACGACGCCGACGTGAAATTGGGAGGGCCGTTTTCCATTCCCCTGACCACAGCCGAGGTCCGGCCTCTTCCGCTGCCGCCCGTCATCAATGTAGGCGTGCACTGGCAGATCAACCCCGCGTGGGGGGCGGAACTCGTATACGAGTACACGCGGTGGAAAGAATTCAAGCGTTTTACCGCTTCGTTTGTTCCCGCTCCGACTTTTCTTCCCCTAGGGGGAGCCGGCCTCGTGTCCGGGTTCAGTCTGCCGGAGGACTGGAAGAACACCAGCACCCTGCGTTTTGGAAGCCACTACAAGCTGAGCCCGGCGTGGGAATTGCGCGGAGGATTTACGGTCGAGGAAACGCCGATTCCCTCGAGAACACTGAACCCTGCCATTCCGGGAGCCGATCTTCTGACGTTGAACGCGGGCGTGGGCTACAAATGGGAGAAGCTCTCTTTGGACTTTGCGTATATGGCCGTCTTTTACAAGACCCGGCGCGTCACGAACAACGAGCTCGAAGGGCTTCCGGCAACCGCCCCCTTGTTCTTCAGCGGCGCTCCCGGTCGCGACACCTACGAAACCTTCAATAACTTTTTGTCGGTGTCGCTCAGCTACCGATTCTAG
- a CDS encoding helix-turn-helix domain-containing protein, whose translation MLQKVATEDFKLQEVLLTTAQVARYLKVDRFTVYRLVARKKIPAFKVGNQWRFKKKLLEAWLKENSNLGLQEEPE comes from the coding sequence ATGTTGCAAAAGGTTGCCACAGAAGATTTTAAATTGCAAGAAGTTTTGCTAACCACGGCCCAGGTCGCGAGATATCTGAAGGTGGACAGATTCACCGTTTATCGCCTCGTGGCCCGGAAAAAAATTCCCGCATTCAAGGTCGGCAACCAATGGAGATTCAAGAAAAAGCTTCTGGAAGCGTGGCTAAAGGAAAACTCCAATCTCGGTCTCCAGGAGGAGCCCGAGTAG
- a CDS encoding beta-ketoacyl-ACP synthase II, protein MKNNGYDNRRVVVTGLGVVSAIGTGKDAYCQSLQEGRSGIKRISAFDVSSYSCQIAAEISGFDPLTFMAAQQARRIDRFAQLGVAAATLALQDAGIRPGTNGTRAMGVILGTSVGTLCYAEQQIALFYEKGVKRINPFFATSVIPSSAATQILLSLGIKGPSHTITTACASGTCSVGEAFEMIRHGALDVVLAGGAEAPITPLVLATLGSIHLLTSENETPATAYRPFARNAAGFALGEGSGILVLEEAGHALKRNAKIYGEVVGFGSSCDAYDVMAFDPTFEGPVAAIRHAMTSSGVRPDEIGYVNLHGIALPEHDRGEVSILKLALGESACRIPVSVTKPLTGHTLGASGAMELVACCLMMEKGFLHPTINLEEPDPQCDLDFVPNQARAARVDTMMSVSFGFGGYNAACIIRAFAQ, encoded by the coding sequence ATGAAAAACAACGGCTACGACAACCGGCGGGTAGTGGTGACCGGCCTCGGAGTAGTTTCCGCGATCGGCACAGGCAAGGATGCGTACTGTCAGTCGCTCCAGGAGGGTCGCTCGGGAATCAAAAGGATCTCGGCGTTCGATGTCTCATCCTACTCCTGCCAGATCGCCGCTGAAATTTCGGGGTTCGACCCCTTGACTTTCATGGCAGCACAGCAGGCGAGACGAATCGACCGGTTCGCCCAGCTCGGCGTAGCCGCGGCGACGCTGGCGTTGCAGGACGCGGGAATTCGCCCCGGCACTAATGGCACGCGCGCAATGGGGGTCATTCTCGGCACGTCCGTGGGGACGCTCTGTTATGCCGAGCAGCAAATTGCTCTCTTTTACGAAAAGGGGGTCAAGCGCATCAATCCGTTTTTTGCTACTTCCGTTATTCCGAGCAGCGCGGCGACGCAGATCCTGCTGAGCCTCGGCATCAAAGGCCCTTCGCATACGATCACGACCGCATGTGCATCCGGCACGTGCTCGGTCGGCGAGGCGTTTGAAATGATCAGGCACGGCGCGCTCGACGTCGTGCTTGCCGGCGGCGCGGAAGCGCCGATCACGCCCCTGGTGCTGGCCACGCTCGGATCCATTCACTTACTGACATCCGAAAACGAGACCCCTGCGACTGCCTATCGGCCCTTCGCCAGGAACGCGGCGGGCTTCGCGTTGGGAGAGGGCAGCGGGATCCTGGTATTGGAGGAGGCCGGGCACGCCTTGAAGCGAAACGCAAAAATCTACGGAGAGGTCGTGGGGTTCGGCAGTTCGTGCGACGCTTACGACGTGATGGCTTTCGATCCGACCTTTGAAGGGCCGGTTGCCGCGATTCGCCATGCGATGACGTCATCCGGGGTGAGGCCGGATGAAATCGGCTATGTCAATCTCCACGGGATTGCGCTGCCCGAGCACGATCGAGGAGAGGTGTCGATCCTGAAGCTGGCCCTCGGGGAGTCCGCTTGTCGGATTCCCGTCAGCGTAACCAAACCGCTGACCGGGCACACTCTCGGAGCCTCCGGGGCGATGGAGCTGGTCGCCTGCTGCCTGATGATGGAAAAGGGGTTTCTTCATCCGACCATCAATCTGGAGGAACCGGACCCTCAATGTGATCTGGATTTTGTCCCGAACCAGGCGCGAGCGGCCCGGGTCGACACCATGATGTCCGTATCGTTCGGGTTCGGGGGGTACAATGCAGCCTGCATTATTCGCGCCTTTGCCCAGTGA